The proteins below come from a single Nitrospiraceae bacterium genomic window:
- a CDS encoding cation transporter — protein MASSSKKVIYAALIGNSLIAVTKFAASAITGSSVMLAEGIHSLVDTGNQGLLLYGLHRAKRPADDRYPFGYGKEIYFWSFAVAILVFALGAGISLYEGVLHILHPEPIINPMVNYIVLSLSLIFEGGAWYMAFREFSRAKGQWSYLQAVQRGKDPTIFMVLFEDSAAVLGLAVAFIGIWLGQVTGIVYIDGIATCIIGLILAGIAMWLAYETKGLLIGESANKEVVQSIRDMANQLSGVEHVNEVLTMHMGPNFILVNLSVDFRDGVTSEEVERGVAALDKDIKAKHPLVKRVFVEAEARRVLKIPE, from the coding sequence ATGGCGTCATCTTCTAAAAAAGTTATCTACGCAGCGTTGATCGGCAATAGTCTTATTGCGGTCACCAAATTTGCCGCTTCGGCGATCACCGGCAGTTCAGTGATGTTAGCCGAGGGCATCCACTCCCTGGTGGATACCGGCAATCAAGGTCTGCTGCTCTATGGACTCCACCGTGCCAAACGACCGGCTGATGACCGGTATCCATTCGGGTATGGGAAGGAAATCTATTTTTGGAGTTTTGCTGTGGCCATTCTGGTCTTCGCCTTAGGCGCCGGAATTTCCCTCTATGAGGGCGTGTTGCATATCCTTCATCCTGAGCCAATTATCAACCCCATGGTCAACTATATCGTCTTGAGTCTCTCCCTCATCTTTGAGGGTGGCGCCTGGTACATGGCTTTCCGTGAGTTTTCCCGTGCCAAGGGACAGTGGTCGTATTTGCAAGCGGTTCAACGGGGAAAGGATCCGACCATTTTTATGGTCCTCTTTGAGGATTCGGCGGCGGTGCTGGGCTTGGCCGTGGCCTTTATTGGCATCTGGTTGGGACAGGTGACCGGGATTGTCTATATTGACGGCATTGCAACCTGTATCATCGGATTGATTTTGGCGGGGATCGCCATGTGGCTCGCGTACGAAACCAAGGGATTGTTGATTGGCGAAAGCGCCAATAAGGAAGTGGTCCAGAGTATTCGCGACATGGCCAATCAGCTTTCCGGGGTGGAGCATGTGAATGAAGTGTTAACCATGCACATGGGACCGAATTTTATTTTGGTGAATCTGAGCGTGGATTTTCGGGATGGCGTGACTTCGGAGGAGGTCGAGCGGGGTGTGGCCGCCCTGGATAAGGACATCAAGGCCAAGCATCCCCTCGTGAAACGGGTTTTTGTGGAAGCCGAAGCCCGGCGGGTCCTCAAAATTCCGGAATAA
- a CDS encoding transglycosylase SLT domain-containing protein — MRGVLASHPIVRVVLIPTLLFLLWLGVNWAFHTFHKPTEIFFPLDQSLNKHPVQTWKEYESLFREHATAVITPEFLAALAQVEGGGNPVARTYWRWQLTWNPLELFKPASSAVGMYQITDGTFSEAKRLCIHDHEVVEDGPWHDWESCWFNSLYTRILPSHAIELTAALLDRQVTQTLGPKRIGKVTLQRKQDLAAVIHLCGAGAGRAYAARGLKLTRHQRCGDHDVSDYLARINELKFEFSKPAAGDKTIRQGR, encoded by the coding sequence ATGAGGGGGGTGCTGGCCTCCCACCCGATCGTTCGGGTCGTCCTGATTCCGACCCTCCTTTTTCTGCTGTGGCTCGGCGTCAATTGGGCTTTTCATACGTTCCATAAACCCACCGAAATTTTCTTTCCCTTAGATCAATCACTCAACAAGCACCCGGTTCAAACCTGGAAAGAATACGAATCGCTTTTTCGTGAGCATGCGACCGCGGTCATCACTCCGGAGTTTCTGGCTGCGCTGGCGCAGGTCGAGGGTGGAGGAAATCCTGTGGCGCGGACCTACTGGCGGTGGCAACTAACGTGGAATCCTTTAGAGCTGTTTAAACCGGCGTCGAGCGCGGTTGGCATGTACCAGATTACCGACGGGACCTTCAGCGAGGCGAAGCGCTTGTGCATCCACGATCATGAGGTAGTCGAAGACGGCCCGTGGCACGATTGGGAATCGTGCTGGTTCAACAGTCTCTACACCAGGATCCTGCCGAGCCATGCCATCGAGTTGACGGCGGCGCTGCTCGATCGCCAAGTCACCCAGACGTTGGGACCGAAGCGGATCGGCAAGGTGACGCTCCAGCGGAAGCAGGATCTGGCCGCCGTGATTCATCTCTGTGGAGCGGGAGCCGGCCGCGCCTATGCCGCACGTGGGCTTAAGCTGACCCGTCACCAACGGTGCGGCGACCACGACGTCAGCGACTACCTGGCACGCATCAATGAGTTGAAGTTCGAGTTTTCCAAGCCGGCGGCAGGAGACAAAACAATCCGACAGGGGCGTTAA
- a CDS encoding class I SAM-dependent methyltransferase, with protein sequence MKSLVLPDIEAYAEAHSFPESEVCRRLREETYRKMDCPQMVVGPLEGAFLKVMALSVGARRVLEIGTFTGYSALSMAECLPADGMVITCDIDPESTAMAKRYWAQSTHGSKIHLRLGPAMETMATVTGRFDLIFIDADKANYVNYFRQALELISDQGVILIDNVLWNGDVLTHPAPDTNTAAIQELNRVVHAEPRVSAVLLTIRDGIFLIKPQSFPKGHGQAQQQVQQ encoded by the coding sequence ATGAAATCCTTGGTGCTGCCGGACATTGAAGCCTATGCCGAAGCGCACTCCTTTCCGGAATCGGAGGTGTGCCGTCGACTTCGGGAGGAAACGTATCGAAAGATGGACTGCCCCCAGATGGTGGTCGGTCCATTGGAAGGTGCATTTTTAAAGGTCATGGCGTTGAGTGTGGGAGCCAGGCGGGTGTTGGAAATCGGCACGTTTACCGGCTACAGCGCCTTATCCATGGCGGAGTGTCTTCCGGCTGATGGGATGGTGATCACGTGCGATATCGATCCTGAGTCGACGGCTATGGCCAAACGGTATTGGGCTCAGAGCACTCATGGTTCTAAGATTCATCTCCGCCTCGGTCCCGCCATGGAAACGATGGCGACAGTGACTGGAAGGTTTGACCTGATCTTCATCGATGCCGACAAAGCCAACTATGTGAATTATTTTCGTCAGGCATTAGAGTTGATATCGGATCAAGGCGTCATTCTCATTGATAATGTTCTGTGGAATGGAGATGTGCTGACACATCCTGCTCCGGATACCAATACGGCGGCCATTCAAGAACTGAACCGAGTGGTGCATGCCGAGCCGCGGGTCTCAGCGGTTTTGTTGACCATTCGCGATGGGATATTCTTGATTAAGCCACAATCCTTCCCAAAAGGTCACGGTCAAGCGCAACAGCAAGTCCAACAATAA
- a CDS encoding metal-dependent hydrolase has protein sequence MASAFGHVVVAYAMGKSLSIPFHTARFWWFTMACCLLPDVDVLGLALGIPYEHMLGHRGLTHSIVFAMLVGLVVPRWAIPTLALGTRPYWVFAVYFFLVTLSHGFLDALTDGGLGIAFIAPFDSTRYFFPLRPIAVSPIGLSAFLSQAGMGVLLSELVWIGIPVGVWLLCVRVIRKRGGMGPR, from the coding sequence ATGGCCTCGGCGTTTGGACATGTGGTGGTGGCGTATGCCATGGGCAAAAGCCTGAGTATTCCATTTCATACCGCAAGATTTTGGTGGTTCACGATGGCCTGTTGTCTCTTGCCGGATGTGGATGTGCTGGGATTGGCGCTCGGGATTCCATATGAACATATGTTGGGGCATCGTGGACTCACGCATTCCATTGTGTTTGCCATGCTGGTGGGTTTGGTAGTGCCCCGGTGGGCCATTCCCACTCTTGCGTTGGGGACCAGACCGTATTGGGTGTTTGCTGTGTATTTTTTTCTCGTCACCCTGTCCCATGGATTTCTGGATGCCCTGACCGATGGAGGACTCGGCATTGCCTTTATTGCGCCGTTCGACTCGACCAGATATTTCTTTCCCTTGAGGCCGATAGCCGTTTCGCCGATTGGGCTCTCCGCCTTTTTATCCCAGGCGGGCATGGGCGTGTTGCTCAGTGAACTGGTGTGGATTGGGATACCTGTTGGAGTGTGGTTGTTGTGCGTACGCGTCATCAGAAAGAGGGGTGGGATGGGTCCCCGGTGA
- a CDS encoding type II toxin-antitoxin system RelE/ParE family toxin — MEAKPKELRIFVTEEGREPFNEWLASLNDRKVRAKIRVRLDRVSLGNFGDCHGVGEGVQELRMDYGSGYRIYLGQDGSTIVLLLCGGDKSTQTKDIETAKRYWNEYRRRP; from the coding sequence GTGGAAGCCAAACCCAAAGAACTTCGCATTTTTGTTACTGAGGAAGGTCGAGAACCATTCAATGAATGGCTTGCCTCCCTCAATGACCGTAAAGTTCGCGCAAAGATCCGAGTGCGCCTGGATCGAGTCAGCTTGGGAAACTTTGGTGACTGCCACGGAGTGGGCGAAGGGGTGCAGGAACTGCGTATGGATTACGGCTCGGGATATCGCATATATCTGGGGCAAGACGGTTCGACGATCGTGTTGCTGCTCTGTGGAGGTGACAAAAGCACGCAAACCAAAGATATCGAAACCGCCAAACGATATTGGAACGAATACAGGAGGAGGCCATGA
- a CDS encoding putative addiction module antidote protein: MKRSKAYQPDLIESLRDAGEAEEYLNAALEEGDSELFLLALRNVAEAQGGVAQLAEKAKLNRESLYKILSERGNPELKSLDALLHALGFRLAVTANR; encoded by the coding sequence ATGAAAAGAAGCAAAGCTTATCAACCAGACCTGATTGAAAGTCTGCGTGATGCCGGTGAGGCGGAAGAATACCTGAACGCGGCGTTGGAGGAGGGCGATTCCGAATTGTTCCTGCTGGCATTAAGGAATGTGGCCGAAGCTCAGGGCGGGGTGGCCCAACTCGCCGAAAAGGCCAAGCTCAACCGCGAAAGCTTGTACAAAATACTCTCCGAACGGGGTAATCCTGAACTCAAAAGCCTCGATGCACTTCTTCACGCGTTGGGATTCCGCCTCGCCGTCACGGCAAACCGGTAG
- a CDS encoding CocE/NonD family hydrolase, translating to MRDGVKIAVDVYLPAGLKPGHTIPTLLHQTRYWRAIDYRWLVSAFKDDGPRGLIGSYAKRFLQQDYAWVDVDVRGSGASFGNRPIAYSPEEIKDGAEIVDWIIAQPWSNGKVGAMGISYSGGTAEMLLINQHPAVKAIAPMYSGFDLYSEIIFPGGIHLNWFTETWSAITHRLDHNRLPHGGVIANLFVRGVRPVDGDKNLDLLSLALRDHETNWSPYREASDIVFRDDPPPSGQAANIDALSTQTYADDIAKSGAAIYSYSGWFDGGYQLAAIKRYLHHQQPSHRLIIGPWDHGGKRRISPYALGPAQFDHAAELLKFFDVHLKGVTTGHPHDPPIRYYTMGEEQWKTSTSWPPESTPTPMYFQQEGGLSMNAPPAQDQPDRYQVDLTTGTGKHSRWNTLVGISLNDPYPDRKERDQDLLVYTSEPLLEALEVTGHPIATVYLSATTQDTNLFVYLEDVTPEGDVHYVTEGELRAIHRRWQPSDTIFTSTGPLPVHTFRRADVAPLIPGEVAPLLVELLPTSYQFNKGHRIRIALAGADKDHFQHLDGPAPIWDVWHTPDRPSHIELPVIR from the coding sequence ATGCGGGACGGGGTCAAGATTGCGGTGGATGTCTATCTCCCCGCCGGCCTGAAGCCAGGCCACACCATTCCTACCCTCTTACACCAAACCCGGTATTGGCGGGCAATCGACTATCGATGGCTGGTCTCCGCCTTCAAAGATGACGGTCCACGGGGGCTTATCGGGTCTTATGCCAAACGATTCCTTCAACAGGACTATGCGTGGGTCGATGTAGATGTGCGTGGGTCCGGGGCGTCATTCGGGAACAGACCGATCGCCTATTCCCCTGAGGAAATCAAAGACGGCGCAGAAATTGTGGACTGGATCATCGCCCAACCCTGGTCGAACGGAAAGGTCGGGGCCATGGGTATTTCCTACAGTGGCGGGACCGCTGAAATGTTACTCATCAATCAACATCCGGCCGTTAAAGCGATTGCCCCGATGTATTCAGGCTTCGATCTCTACTCCGAAATAATCTTTCCAGGTGGCATCCACCTCAACTGGTTTACCGAAACATGGAGTGCGATTACTCATCGTCTTGACCACAATCGCCTACCCCACGGTGGCGTCATCGCGAATCTCTTTGTTCGTGGCGTACGACCGGTGGATGGCGATAAAAACCTTGACCTCCTATCACTCGCCCTGCGGGACCACGAGACCAATTGGAGCCCATACCGGGAAGCCTCGGACATTGTCTTTCGGGATGACCCTCCACCATCGGGACAGGCCGCCAACATCGACGCGCTCAGCACGCAAACCTATGCCGACGACATTGCCAAATCAGGCGCAGCCATCTACAGCTACAGCGGGTGGTTCGACGGGGGATATCAACTGGCCGCTATCAAACGGTATCTCCACCACCAACAGCCGTCACATCGGCTCATAATCGGGCCATGGGACCACGGAGGCAAACGCCGGATCAGTCCCTACGCGCTTGGACCCGCGCAGTTTGACCATGCGGCGGAATTGCTCAAATTTTTCGATGTCCATCTGAAGGGCGTGACCACCGGCCACCCGCATGATCCACCGATCCGCTACTACACCATGGGCGAAGAACAATGGAAAACATCGACAAGCTGGCCACCTGAATCCACTCCCACTCCCATGTATTTCCAACAAGAAGGCGGGCTCTCCATGAATGCCCCTCCAGCACAAGACCAGCCCGATCGATACCAGGTGGATCTCACCACCGGAACCGGCAAGCATTCCCGGTGGAACACGCTAGTGGGTATTTCTCTGAACGATCCCTACCCCGATCGGAAAGAACGAGACCAAGATTTGTTGGTCTATACGTCTGAACCGCTTTTAGAGGCGCTCGAAGTCACAGGGCATCCCATAGCCACCGTCTACCTCTCTGCCACCACCCAAGACACAAACCTCTTTGTCTATCTGGAAGATGTCACACCGGAAGGGGACGTGCACTACGTCACCGAAGGCGAATTGCGGGCCATCCATCGACGATGGCAACCAAGCGACACCATCTTCACCTCCACAGGTCCACTCCCCGTTCACACGTTTCGCCGTGCCGATGTCGCTCCACTCATTCCAGGTGAAGTAGCGCCACTGCTGGTCGAGTTACTTCCCACGTCCTATCAATTCAACAAAGGGCATCGCATCAGGATTGCTCTGGCGGGAGCCGACAAGGATCATTTTCAACACCTGGATGGCCCGGCACCCATATGGGACGTCTGGCACACCCCCGATCGTCCCTCCCACATTGAACTGCCGGTGATTCGTTGA
- a CDS encoding SIR2 family protein, with protein MEKYSYWFQQAFAQPKQRQSYLRKLIERKPISPANFRLAHLLLSKTISSLVVTTNFDDFISRALTLFGVPHIVCDHPLTVERIDPELNDIQIVHVHGSYWFYDCCNLSSEIERRSEVSTQTSARMASLLDRILSRRSPLIIGYGGWEGDVLMTALKRRLKSPLPYNLYWFCHTKNDAELMPEWLKSNMQVFLVTPPKEESQMNEAFLKKDRVGGIREGLGNQLLLEELLVSAGDEMRIPVLSAQQVFDKFNTIFSLETPELTRDPLGFFAKLLKNSLLFEDGPAPADETDIYFLRSVIERVEAAKQKETTGELRESPLEEIRIAMRKSRYRDAILQGLKIDYANLEGSEIRELMDAIWTACEELEDEVPEKLLGYDLLVKLENSHTEKSGRNMVKTKNYATKSLVRKGVTLEKLNRQEEAIAVFGQVISGWNDAAEPGVREQVAWALYNKGVALGVLNRHAEALGAYEEVVARYGDAAERRCGSKWHGRCMAKGWL; from the coding sequence TTGGAAAAATATTCGTATTGGTTTCAGCAAGCCTTTGCTCAGCCCAAACAACGGCAGTCATATCTACGAAAATTAATAGAGAGAAAACCCATTTCTCCGGCAAATTTTAGACTTGCCCATTTACTTCTTTCAAAAACTATTTCAAGCCTCGTGGTAACAACCAATTTTGATGATTTTATTTCCCGAGCTTTAACCCTATTTGGTGTGCCTCATATCGTCTGCGATCACCCACTTACCGTGGAGCGAATCGATCCTGAACTTAATGATATTCAGATTGTCCATGTTCATGGATCATATTGGTTTTACGATTGTTGTAACCTGAGTAGTGAAATTGAGCGCCGTTCTGAAGTCTCGACGCAAACGAGCGCCAGGATGGCTTCGCTTCTGGACAGGATTCTTTCTCGGCGCTCTCCCTTAATTATTGGTTATGGAGGTTGGGAAGGAGATGTGCTCATGACGGCTCTAAAACGTCGATTAAAGAGCCCGCTTCCTTACAACTTATATTGGTTTTGCCATACAAAAAATGATGCAGAACTGATGCCGGAGTGGTTGAAGTCTAATATGCAAGTATTTCTCGTAACGCCGCCGAAAGAAGAGAGTCAAATGAATGAGGCTTTCTTAAAAAAAGACAGAGTTGGTGGTATTAGGGAGGGGTTGGGAAACCAGCTTTTGCTTGAAGAATTACTGGTTAGTGCCGGAGACGAAATGCGTATCCCTGTCCTCTCAGCTCAACAAGTTTTCGATAAATTCAATACGATATTTTCCCTTGAAACACCTGAATTGACCCGCGATCCCTTGGGCTTCTTTGCGAAATTGTTGAAAAATTCTTTGTTGTTTGAGGATGGCCCTGCTCCGGCGGACGAGACAGATATTTACTTTCTCCGCAGCGTCATCGAGCGGGTTGAAGCAGCTAAACAAAAAGAAACAACTGGAGAACTACGAGAGTCACCATTAGAGGAAATACGAATTGCGATGCGAAAGTCCAGATATCGCGACGCTATTTTACAAGGGCTGAAAATTGATTACGCCAATCTGGAAGGTTCCGAAATTCGGGAATTGATGGATGCGATCTGGACGGCTTGTGAAGAGCTGGAGGATGAGGTTCCTGAGAAGTTATTGGGTTATGATTTGTTAGTTAAATTGGAAAATTCTCATACAGAGAAGAGTGGAAGGAACATGGTTAAAACCAAAAATTATGCTACTAAATCTCTGGTACGCAAAGGCGTCACACTTGAAAAGCTTAACCGTCAAGAGGAGGCTATTGCCGTCTTTGGTCAGGTGATTTCCGGGTGGAACGATGCGGCCGAACCGGGCGTGCGGGAGCAAGTGGCATGGGCGCTGTATAACAAAGGGGTGGCCCTGGGTGTGCTCAACCGGCATGCGGAGGCCCTCGGGGCCTATGAAGAAGTAGTAGCTCGTTATGGGGACGCGGCCGAACGGCGGTGCGGGAGCAAGTGGCACGGGCGCTGTATGGCAAAGGGGTGGCTCTAG